The genomic segment gggcaacccaatatatactttgtgtggtgtcagacgtatatttcgagtaattacaaacagaatgacgaaattagtatacccccatcctatggtggagggtataaaaagaaaatccaagttagaaattccgtgctacttacaaaatccttaattgttttcaatgacactcccctaagttggttcatgtctggtatagtgtccccacctaagtgccggtatctgttgtacgcgaaagccgggcaatgacaaaggaaatgttccaacgtcctatcatcttccccacatggcctacacatgttatcacttgccgcagcgattttacaaaagtgagctcgtagtcctatgtgtcccgttatgataccaatagctatacccacttccttcttacttccttgtcttctcacgatctgaatccccccataggactttcgccgtcctaccgactgtttcgctgttccacagtgttgcatatgcattcgtcgcccactcccttaactcggactgtgtcgacccgaaaggcttcgggttaaccaagtttattgacgtcagtcctttggccttcactgacaaatcgtctgccctttcatttccccttattctcttatggcccggcatccaaacgatgcggattttgccatcctcagagaaggctttaatatcctttttacactgcaagactgttcgtgaccttgccgtcctggttgttattgccgttatggcaattttaatgtccgtaaagatgttcacaatcgacgtccttgcgttagcaccacaccactgcaCGCATTCTGTGACCGCCCggttctccgcctgcagaaccgtgttatggtcaggcagtctaaaacagatctcagttcctgggttctcaatgtagaccccaggcccacgctgtcctctagctttggtccatccgcgtaacatgatcttccagatggcaatactagggttccgtaaatccaagactgtgccgatggcagcagtgcctcgcactcgacttcaaggtttaaatcaggtatccgatcggaaacctcttcccatccttccaggtttcctatcgtcgcctcgattataccgcaatggtatgagctgttcccatcctccatccattctcccatcgccttaagtctcatagccgcagtggctgcctcacacttaatctgtatgtcaattatgtaggatatctagaatagtctccagtgccgtaGTGGGCGTGATCTtcttcgctccgcctatgccaagacaaaatgttctctgaacctgttgtatggtccatatgttgcactttttctccatagcagtccaccaaactactgaggcgtaagtaagtattggtctaatcacgctccggtagagccagtggactatcctcggattcaggccccatttcgagcctacagcccttctacatagtgtccaacgtctgtgagccttctcagtatgctcctgaatgtgactccaattcagtttcctgtccaggatAACACCTAAGtaattgaccttgtcagatatcgaaatcactTTATTGAGgagacgtggtgcgttaaattggcccaccttcgtcttcctcgtgaacaggcatatttcagtcttctcaggGCTAACATTGAGACAtctgggtctagctcagtcatatgtcatatgcaataCCCTTtctgcccttctgcatagttcgttcgcatcctaaccccttagaagtattataaaatcgtctgcctagtagacgggttcaaacccctcctcagttagcatccgtaataggtcatttatggtggtcacccataggagtggaaATAAAATGCCCTCTGTGGCGTGCCTcgtaccactttctcccttatatttatgccatgggacacacaatttatccacctgctccttagcatatggttaatccagtctcttaggaccgggtccacccagcactggtctaaggattggatcagagtgtcggtccgcgcattgttaaaagccccctccatGTCAATGCGTACCGTCAGGTCGTACgtttggcatcaaaggattcttctattgtattttatgcacaacctcgtgcagggcagtctccaccaaccttcccttgacataggcatgctgtttgtatttgagctgtTCGCtgcatgtcctactctttatcatggtgtccacattacgttccatggttttgagtagaaaggacgtaaggcttatgggtctgtaggcctttggtggcgcataacttaccttgccgggtttgggtataaacaccacccttacctcctgccaggctttcggagtatgtgcaaggctttcggagtatgtaaataaaatattggccagatgaggcgccagatagtcggcctcgtTCTGTTGTAAagccagaaatattccatcaggtccgtgaGACTCacatggtttgaagctcctcaaggattccttcaccataaattccgtaattataaaccttcgatcgacctcattattccaagattccgttaCTTTTTAATTGAccatttattttcttattttcttcttATACACACGCTGTGCCTTATGAAgcgatatattaattttgtcattacgtttaaAACATCAAGAAATATTCAACTCcgattatatgtattcttgactGCCCTCTATATCGTGCTATATCCTGAtaaagccccatataaaccgatctcctgaattgatttattgagcctctggagtggcaattcttatccgatttgtctaaaattgtgAAAACCGGTTTCatttatgatctccaacattaaAGTAAAACATAGTCTCAATTGGTCCGTAACcgtttatagcccccatataaaccgatctcccgattttacttcttgagcccctagaggacgcaatttgtatccgatttgggtgaaattttgcatttccttccgatctcccgatatgactgcccgaaagagggcgtaattagtatttgatttgaccgaaattttgcagaataatttctcctataacctccaaaatccatgcaaagtatggtctgaatccttgtctattgctcctatataatcACTTAACCCGATTGTACTTTCTAAGCATATGCGGAAGCAATTCCTAACCAAGTTTTAACcagtagggaaaggcaaaagttgggccgagtcgactatataataccctacacctaccgtaGAATTaactagtcagactttaatttggataccaattgatatcaatttaggattttgtaagattttcctaccataggacaatatatttggatttccacattttTAAAAGGCCATAGCGGATAAAATTTATGGGAGTTATAATGATGGTgctttttactgccttaaaagtccatatcggataagatatacacattggagctatatctaaattaggactgattttaatgaaattttgcgcacgtattgtaacgtcaatttaaacgtctcatgtaaaatcgggcgaaaattgtggattctacagccttaagaggccatgtcggatgaaagatatatatggtagctatatctaaatctgaaccaatttttatgaaattttgcacacatatggagacgtcaaataaagcgcctcatgcaaaattttttaaagatcggaccaaaattgtggcttttacagcattaaaaagccaaatcggatgaaagatatatatgggagctatatctaaatctggaccaatttttaagaaatattgcacatacattgagacttcacaaaacgtctccacaccaaatttggtaaacatcggactaaaactgtggcttcaacagccataaaagtccatgtcggatgaaagatatatatgggagctatatctaaatctgaaccaatttttatgaaattttgcacacatatgtaaacctcaaataaaatacccaatgccaaatattgtgaagatcggacgaaaattgtggcttctacagccttaaaaatccatatcggatgaaagatagaaatttgggacatacctctgcaatttggtctagatcgatcaagatttgcatatagctgccatatagtccgatttctctatttgaggttttgggcccataaaaggcgtatttattgtccgatatcgccgaaatttaagacagtggcttgtgttaagcccctcgatatccttcttcgatttggttcagatcggttcagatttgaatatagctgccatatagacagatttctcgATTccaggttttgggtccatgaaaggcgcatttattgtccgatgttgacgacatttgggacagagagttgtgttgggcccttcgaaatgcttcttttatttgacacagatcgattcagttttggatatagatgtcatatagaccgatgtcccgatttaaggcttttgggccaataaaaggcgcatttattgtccaatgtcgacgaaattttggacagtaagttgtgttaggcacttcgacatccttcttttatttggctcagatcagttcagatgtgaatatagctgccatatagatcgatctctcgatttaatgttttgggcccataaaaggcgcacttattgtccaatgtcgtcgaaatttttgacagtgagttaagatactcccctcgacatatttctgcaatttggcgtaGATCAATGAAGATTTGCGTATaggtgacatataaaccgatctctctatttaaggttttgggcctataaagggcgtatttattgtccgatgtcgccgaaattagggacaatgagtaggcccttcgacatcctactttaatttggctcagatcagttcagatatgaatatagctgccatataggtcgatatttcgatttaaggttttgggcccttaagaggcgcatttcactgaaatttgacacagtgtcttatgttaggcttttcgacattcgtgtcgtatatggttcagatcgacatatttttagaaaaagcttataaaaagatcaatattttgttatagacaattgagcaatgacttgtacttattagtatttggagcaaatcggaacatatttcgatatagctgctatggggcataaggtatgaatttttcaccggaatttgacgaaaggtagtttacgtatatacccgaggtggtgggtatccaaagttcggcccggccgaaaaatgcctttttgcttgttttaattCACCAAAATAACAAGTCcgtaaaccaaaaattttgtatgttaaagatttttattttttcttgaaaCGGAGCGGGTGTGGATATTGGAAACCGCTCCGCTCCGGATTCATAAAATTTCGCTCCCGCTCCGGTAAAAATAGGCGCGGTTCGCTCCGCTCCGAATCCCTGGTGCAAGATAAAagtagcatttttcatccggaCATCATCAAATATTGCAttggcacgcttttagttgttcttCATCATTCGACCTTACAACCAAAGCATGTGTCGAAATCGACCCTACCTACTATTTGACGATCACATGAACCAGCATTGAAAATAGTCCCCATTTCAAGTAGCAAACAGCAGAATGCGGGCCTTCGACTTCAATTTTCTATCAATGGTCATTAATTGTCGTTTGTTTTAGGAAGCGTTAGTCCTCCTAACGATTTGCAAATAGGCAGGTAGGACAACGCCAACTCTAGATAGATGAGATTGGCAGGACGTTGCCAATCCAAGGTATTTCAAATGACACCAGCAGTAGGGATCCATGCGTAGAACTCACTTTCTAGCTATTTGAATTAGTAACAGGAGAATGAAAGTCGACGATTGCGATGAACAAACTCGcctgaaatttaatttaaaatgttattaaaaaaaaaagttggacttGAATGTTTTGGTGTCATCTTTGTATTGTTTGAAAGAATCTATAAAGCGAAGAATGATGGTTGGGTCTATCTAACTCATTATCAATGATAGTGAGACACATGCTAATGTAagtcaaaacacaaaaattttaaattttcaattcaatttttttctgtattttcataaaaaaaaaactttttacttatcctattttttttttttgcaataacaaCTTTGACACTTGGGAATTTTCTACCTTCggcaaatgttgccaaaagTAGAGGGAGATTTTGTAACGGGATTGGGAATTGGGAGGGAAGGATAGGTAGTCGAAGGATTCCAAAGGAGGGATTTGGGTTGGGGGATTATAGGATTTTAGGAAGCGAGGTAAGATTTGGATTCATTAACAATCTGCTAACAACTTCTTAGGCAACGGGCAAATGGGCACCGGAGGGTTGGAAACCGTTCTCATCGGCGACGTATTCGACGGTGTAGGTTTGGCCATCATCAGCAACGAAGCTGTAGGAGCCCTTGACGGAGATAGCTTCTTGTTCGGAGCCAGCGTTCTTCAATTGACCTTGAGCTTCGGCTTTAGCACCATCGCTGGTTTCCCAACTGCAAAGAGCAAAGAAAGGAAATGGGATTAGTATTTGAAGTAATCGTTAGCCAAACTTCCCAAGCTTTTTCCCCTTATTGTCAAATACTTACGCAAAGTTGAAGTTTTCGGGTCCAACATCGGATTCGCTTCTGACGATTTCAACTTCGGCGGGTGCGGCCAAGGCAACGGCGAAGAGGGCAACGAAGACAATGAGGAATTTCATTTTGATTCTTGGTTTGGGAGGGGATTGTTGGTGCGTGGCTTACAAGAAGAGTTGCTACAGTTGAATGATGCCAAACCTAGAACTGCCTTGACCATTTATACTCATCCGAAATTTCAAAGTGGCCATTTACATAAATGTTTCAGTATTGAAATTAGATTTAAATCTAGAAACAAAACCAAATGTAAGAATCCACACAAGTGAATTTAGTATCtaaaacaacatcaacaacaacatcacccAGGAGGAGACCTCATCAATATTCAACAATAAAGTTTAGGCCCAGCCAGCATAAATAAGTAACCAGAACCTAActgaccaaccaaccaaccaacgacCAAGCAGCTCGATAATAAGGCTGCCTCACACCAAACGGCAGCAGCCAGCAACCGCTATGGCCAATGAAGAAAATGCGTGCAAAAATGGTAACATCATCGAACTTTTTTTTATGGCTCATAGGCATAATTTTAGTTAAAACAAACTCCAAAGCAACAAAAACCCGTACTACAAGATCGTACCTCAAAGAAAAGGCCCAGAAAACTTGTACTGAGAATATGCGCAGACGCACGTGTGCttcaatgaaaaacaaaaacatcgtAGGATTGAAATGCAATCTTCTTGTTTTCGTTTTGGTCACACAAAGGTCATCTTCCTCCACACACAAGACAAGTCTGACCGGACCCCATCTGTGTTtttggacaaaacaaaaaaaaaacacaaaaaagtgATCTCGTTAAAGTAGCAACTAGGCCCAATTTGGTTGGCGTCCAAGCCAACAGAACCAAGCgccgcatcatcatcatcatggttATTAACCATTTTAATCAGGCAGATTATCTGCGTCATCCCCCACCTCTGACGATAAGAGCTAAGCAATGAGAGCATCATGTACTAATCGTAAGCATGATGGTGTTGCTGATGCTTGCTTATCAGGAAGAGGGTGTTTTTTCTTCAAGCATCTTTATTTCCCTATCCAGATGTGCCCAAGAGGCAAAAAATAATCGCAtggatttttaaataattttccctCCATGCTGGCTGGTTATGCTTTATGCCCCAACCAGTTTCTTTCGTTGTGGTCTTTGATTCTTGGACTcttgctatttttttttcttaacatttcACATGAATTAATTAACGGCCTAAAAGTTTTTAAGCTAAACTAAACACAAAACAACACCACGGGTGATGACCACTGCTAGTAGCAGTTTCTgtttctgctgctgctgccgcctcCAATGGTAGTACGACCGGCATGACCTTGAAATATTCCATTTTTGTTAgttctttttttcgattttgtttttGACGTCGTCGTttgattttatgtattttttttttttgttttgttcttgtGTTAAGTCTAATTTGTATTAATCTGCCATTGACTATTTACTAAATTAATAGATTTTATAGTTTCTTTTTCCACATAGTGGAATACTAAATACAAGGTGGTCCAAAAGTTTCAGCTACTACGGCACATTGTGGCCAAATAGAAAATTTCGCACATTTGCAATTGAATTAAACttaatcaagtaaaaaggcgttaagttcggccgtgccaaactttggatacccaccaccgcggacataaatgtaaacaacctttcatcaaaatccggtaaaaaatgcataccttatgccccttagcagttatatcgaaatatgttccgatttggaccaaatacaaattatttcaagtcattgttctattgtgtataaccaaatattgttccttttagtagctatatctaataataaaccgatctgaaccatataccatacggatgtcgaaaagccactgtgtcaaatttcagtaaattcggattataaatgcgccttttatggggtcaagactttaaatcgagatatcggtctatatggcagctatatccaaatttggaccgatttgggccaagttgcagaaaaatgtcgaagggcctaacacaactcactgtcccaaatttcggcgaaatcagacaataaatgcacctttgaaggacccaaaaccttaaatcaagagagcgtccatatgacagctatatccaaatctggaccgatctgtgccatatttcagaagtatgtctaggggctaaaattacctcactgtcccacatttctgccacatgggacaataaatacgccttttatggccccaaaaattcaaattgagaggtcggtctatatggcagctatattcaaatcgcgagatcggtctttatgacagctatattcaagtatggaccgatctatgccatattgcatagGTATCTCaaggggctaaacttaactcactgtcccaaattgcggcgacatcggacaataagtgcgacttttatagccccaaaacctaaaatcgagagatcggtctatatggcagctatatccaaatctggaccgatgtgggccaaattgaagaaggatgtcgaagggcctaacacaactcactgtcccgaatttcggcagctatatccaaatctggaccgatgtgggccaaattgaagaaggatgtcgaagggcctaacacaactcactgtcccgaatttcggcgacatcggacaaaaaatgcgtcttttatgggcccaaaaccttaaatagagggatcggtctatatgcacctatatccaaatctgaaccgatcctagacaaattgaagaagtatgttgaagggcctaacacaactcactgtcccaaaatttcggctacattgggcaataaatttgccttttatgagcccataaccttaaatagagagatcggtccatatggtacctatatccaaatctggaccgatcctagccaaattgaagaagtatgtcgaagggcctgaaacaactcactgtctcaaatttcagcaaaatcggacaacaaatgtggcttttatggacctgagacccaaaatcgacagatcggtctatatggcagctatatccaaatctgaaccgatcagagccaaattgacaaatgatgTAACGTGGCatagcacaactcactatttcaaatttcatcaaaatcggataataaatgtggcttttatgggcctaagatcctaaatcggaggatcggtctatatggcagctatatccaaatctggaccaatctggtccaaattgagaagggatgtcgaagggcctaactgaactcactgtcctaaatcttggcaaaatcggacaataaatgcgcctattatgggcgcaaggccttaaatcgagagatcggtctatatggcagctatatccaaatctggaccgatctgagccaaattgacgaaggatgtcgagtgacctaacacgactcactgtcccaaaatcggataatatatgtggattttatctatatcaagatatagttcgacaaagcccatcttcgaacttaacctgcttatggacaaaaaagtaatctgtgcaaagttttagctcaatatctctatttttaaagactgtaccgtgatttcaacagacagacgagcaaacggacggacatgtctagattttctaagatttttacgctgatcaagaatatatgtactttatagggtcggaaatggatatttcgatgtgttgcaaacgaaatgacaaaatgaatatggtgggtataagaatgaATACAAATCGACATCttgctaaaaattttaacaaaagcaaataaaatcgtgcaaagttcggccgggcctgggcgaatctttta from the Stomoxys calcitrans chromosome 1, idStoCalc2.1, whole genome shotgun sequence genome contains:
- the LOC106093932 gene encoding larval cuticle protein 65Ag1-like, whose amino-acid sequence is MKFLIVFVALFAVALAAPAEVEIVRSESDVGPENFNFAWETSDGAKAEAQGQLKNAGSEQEAISVKGSYSFVADDGQTYTVEYVADENGFQPSGAHLPVA